From Microbacterium sp. CGR2:
CCGCCCGAGCATGTGCCCTGATACGTCACGATGAGCTGCTGGCCCTCGGCATCCGCCACCTGCACCTGCGTGTTGCGCTGCGTCGGCTGGAAGTTCGGTCCGCCCGAGAGGAAGGTTCCGTTCTGCAACGACACCGTGTAGCCGGAGAGGGACGTGCCGCTCGGGCAGGTGAATCCTGCACCCCAGGCGACCGTCACCGTGCCGCCGGCCACCGGGTCACCCGTGATGGTCGGGGCGTCGCTGGGAGTCGGCAGAGGCGCGCGGGCGGCGTACACCGTCAACGCGATGGGCTGCGTGGTCGCGACGTTACCCGACGGCTGCACGGCGTAGACCTTGCCGACGTCGCCGTCCGTGGGAGCCTGGTCGCCCTCCGGGCAGGTGATCTCGCTCGTGAAGCCCGCGTTCGTGAGCGTGGACGTGGCGGTGCCGCAGTCCATCCCCTCAAGGCCGAGGGCGGTGACGTCGACCCGGGTCTCTTCCGGCTCCGGTTCGGGAGTCGGCGTCTCGACCGGCGGAGGCGTCGTCGTCTTCGAAGTGCTCGGCGTGGCCGATGACTGGGGATCGTCGTCGTTCCCCTGCATCATCGCCCAGATCGTGCCGCCGAGGACGAGCAGGAGCAGCACGATGAGCGCGATCAGCGGCCATGTCCATGGGCTGCGCTTCTTCTTCTTCGGGTCGGCCGTGGATTCTTCGGTCGCCAGCTGCGCCGTCGTCGGAAGGATGCGTGTCGCGCCGTCGTCGGTGGCGAGCATCCGTGTGGCGTCGTCGTTGCCCGCGATACCGCCGGTGGCGATGGCCGGAACCGCGATCGCTGCCGAGTTGAGATCTCCGCGGCGAAGCGCCTGCGCAGCGCGCGCGACCGTCGCCGAAGACGACGGACGGTCAGCCGGCTTCTTGGCGATCATCGCCATGACGAGGTTCTGCACCGGAATCGGGACAGTGGGCGGCAGCGGCGGCGGCTGCTCGTTGATCTGCGCCATGGCGATCGCCACCTGCGACTCGCCCGTGAACGGACGCTTGCCGGCGAGCGACTCGTAC
This genomic window contains:
- a CDS encoding serine/threonine-protein kinase, yielding MRPTQGVSFGGRYELQSRIAIGGMGEVWEATDHVIGRTVAIKILKDEYMGDPGFLERFRAEARHAALVNHEGIASVFDYGEENGSAYLVMELVPGEALSTVLERDGALSADKTLDIVAQTASALQAAHAAGLVHRDIKPGNLLITPDGHVKITDFGIARIADQVPLTATGQVMGTVQYLSPEQASGHAASPATDTYSLGIVAYESLAGKRPFTGESQVAIAMAQINEQPPPLPPTVPIPVQNLVMAMIAKKPADRPSSSATVARAAQALRRGDLNSAAIAVPAIATGGIAGNDDATRMLATDDGATRILPTTAQLATEESTADPKKKKRSPWTWPLIALIVLLLLVLGGTIWAMMQGNDDDPQSSATPSTSKTTTPPPVETPTPEPEPEETRVDVTALGLEGMDCGTATSTLTNAGFTSEITCPEGDQAPTDGDVGKVYAVQPSGNVATTQPIALTVYAARAPLPTPSDAPTITGDPVAGGTVTVAWGAGFTCPSGTSLSGYTVSLQNGTFLSGGPNFQPTQRNTQVQVADAEGQQLIVTYQGTCSGGDQRTSAASPPLSVTITAPADPGEGDGEGEPEE